Proteins found in one Chloroflexota bacterium genomic segment:
- a CDS encoding putative DNA binding domain-containing protein yields the protein MPAAALEAGVDALHLGREIEDHLRGLGRVLVGDLLASGYLAPTAWGALGPWAGRAASEVLRQLAGHCLAGDVDWRGFWIARGITIVPDAVKAGVPGITQLVTAVPAIVQAALADDRRKGADPAREWVVIDSRKGLVSQPKTLEELGPGILGVTREAVRLIEAKAMRRIGDAWARGFHGVTYRLEPELEPLFASLKETLAAVDGPLPEERLLERLDIGQSQKGRDYRLVAFVLELGGMVRFDADADRRPVMWAPATDHDARARIALADRIGRYLTEENAGALSSADIVLALNKAGGGKRVTIAEVERAVTLTPLVEHREDGRWQGRFEFLLRRGDQAFRIISAAGGPVELAEVVRLINARNRHKPVEIRNLSNHLAGDDRFVAIGKSGQWGLADRDADAAVNIVVLMMEVLRRAGHPLAAAEIDAAVRERRTVGKNSVTMYLEMRSEFVKLPDKGWALVEWPEARRAKVADQSAGPAEQARTAAIKYLKERGGEAVMDELAGALAERLRTYPSRVSAIVRRHASFEVFTRDGRSVIRLVSEDPRPRRAPRKESLADRMGALLIPYLTDAPGGERELADVVRYVTTKMGVIPATVYGYVRRIPGVVRIDEGDRKLVRLARVPVDSGAATWPEPATEARVRAIMAAGEKPNIEFKSTLRWNVKANLDTPDLLNKMVTKTIAAFANTLGGTLLIGVDPVGRVCGVELDTKVMQKPGESVIDCFSQYLAVVMKSQLGLEESAHVATQYVELDGGTVCLVDVPPGYGPVYLTTKELVKEQAREVTEFYVRNGTTSEALPLPKIADYINRHWK from the coding sequence TTGCCGGCGGCCGCGCTCGAGGCGGGTGTGGACGCCCTCCACCTCGGGCGAGAGATTGAGGACCACCTGCGCGGGCTCGGGCGAGTGCTGGTCGGGGATCTGCTTGCCAGCGGATACCTCGCACCCACCGCATGGGGCGCGCTCGGACCTTGGGCTGGGCGCGCGGCGTCCGAGGTCCTCCGCCAGCTCGCCGGCCACTGCTTGGCCGGCGACGTGGACTGGCGCGGTTTCTGGATAGCCCGTGGCATCACGATCGTCCCGGACGCCGTGAAGGCCGGCGTCCCAGGGATAACGCAGCTCGTGACCGCCGTCCCAGCGATCGTGCAGGCAGCTCTCGCCGATGACCGGCGAAAGGGGGCAGACCCCGCCCGCGAATGGGTGGTCATCGACAGCCGGAAGGGTCTCGTGTCCCAGCCCAAGACGTTGGAGGAGCTCGGGCCCGGAATCCTGGGCGTTACGAGGGAGGCAGTGCGGCTGATCGAGGCCAAGGCGATGCGCCGTATCGGCGACGCATGGGCGCGGGGCTTCCACGGTGTCACCTACCGGCTGGAGCCCGAGCTCGAGCCGTTGTTCGCGTCTCTCAAGGAGACATTGGCCGCTGTGGACGGCCCTCTGCCTGAGGAGCGGCTGCTTGAGCGACTCGACATCGGGCAATCTCAGAAGGGGCGCGACTATCGCCTGGTGGCGTTCGTGCTCGAGCTCGGGGGTATGGTCCGATTCGACGCTGATGCCGATCGTCGTCCGGTGATGTGGGCCCCGGCGACGGACCACGACGCCCGCGCCCGGATCGCGCTGGCGGACCGCATCGGCCGGTACCTCACCGAGGAGAACGCAGGCGCCCTGAGCTCCGCGGACATCGTCCTGGCCCTGAACAAGGCTGGCGGCGGCAAGCGGGTGACGATCGCCGAGGTTGAGCGAGCAGTTACGCTCACGCCGCTCGTGGAGCACCGGGAGGACGGGCGTTGGCAGGGGCGGTTCGAGTTTCTTCTCCGCCGCGGTGACCAAGCGTTTCGGATCATCAGCGCCGCGGGAGGGCCGGTTGAGCTCGCGGAGGTCGTCCGGCTGATCAACGCCCGCAACCGGCACAAGCCCGTGGAGATCCGGAACCTGTCGAACCACCTCGCGGGCGACGATCGCTTCGTCGCGATCGGCAAGAGCGGGCAGTGGGGACTCGCCGACCGCGACGCCGACGCGGCCGTCAACATCGTCGTCCTCATGATGGAGGTCCTGCGGCGTGCCGGCCACCCACTCGCGGCGGCCGAGATCGACGCGGCCGTCCGCGAGCGACGTACCGTAGGCAAGAACTCGGTGACGATGTACTTGGAGATGCGCTCCGAATTCGTGAAGCTGCCCGACAAGGGCTGGGCGCTAGTCGAGTGGCCCGAAGCTCGGAGAGCCAAGGTTGCCGACCAATCCGCCGGGCCCGCTGAACAGGCGAGGACCGCCGCGATCAAATACCTCAAGGAGCGCGGCGGAGAGGCAGTCATGGACGAATTGGCCGGAGCGCTTGCTGAGCGGCTGCGCACCTATCCAAGTCGTGTATCGGCCATTGTCCGCCGGCACGCCTCGTTCGAGGTCTTCACGCGCGATGGACGGTCCGTGATCAGGCTCGTTTCCGAGGACCCACGACCCCGCCGGGCACCGCGCAAAGAATCACTCGCTGACCGGATGGGCGCCCTCCTGATCCCGTACCTGACAGACGCTCCGGGCGGGGAGCGCGAGCTCGCCGATGTCGTCCGGTACGTCACCACCAAGATGGGCGTCATCCCCGCTACCGTGTACGGCTACGTCCGGCGCATTCCTGGCGTCGTGCGCATCGACGAAGGTGACCGCAAGCTGGTGCGGCTGGCCAGAGTGCCCGTCGACTCAGGCGCCGCCACCTGGCCGGAGCCGGCCACGGAGGCACGGGTTCGGGCCATCATGGCGGCCGGCGAGAAGCCCAACATTGAGTTCAAGTCCACGCTCCGATGGAACGTGAAGGCCAACCTCGACACGCCCGACCTGCTGAACAAGATGGTCACGAAGACCATCGCCGCCTTCGCGAACACGCTGGGCGGAACCTTGCTGATCGGCGTGGACCCGGTAGGCCGCGTGTGCGGTGTCGAGCTCGACACCAAGGTCATGCAGAAGCCGGGCGAGTCAGTGATCGACTGCTTCTCGCAGTACCTTGCAGTCGTGATGAAGAGCCAGCTCGGGCTCGAGGAGTCGGCCCACGTCGCGACGCAATACGTCGAGCTCGACGGGGGGACGGTCTGCCTTGTGGACGTACCGCCGGGCTACGGGCCCGTGTACCTGACGACCAAGGAGCTGGTCAAAGAACAGGCACGCGAGGTCACCGAGTTCTACGTGCGTAACGGAACCACGTCCGAAGCCCTGCCGCTGCCGAAGATCGCCGACTACATCAACAGGCACTGGAAGTGA